The Pseudophryne corroboree isolate aPseCor3 chromosome 2, aPseCor3.hap2, whole genome shotgun sequence genome has a segment encoding these proteins:
- the GNAT2 gene encoding guanine nucleotide-binding protein G(t) subunit alpha-2 isoform X1 yields MGSGASAEDKELAKRSKELEKKLQEDAAKDAKTVKLLLLGAGESGKSTIVKQMKIIHQNGYSEEECIEFKSIIYGNVLQSILSIVRAMTTLGIDYGDPSKADDGRLLSHLADSIEEGTMPPELVDVIKRLWKDDGVQASFDRAAEYQLNDSASYYLNELDRITATEYIPNEQDVLRSRVKTTGIIESQFSFKDLHFRMFDVGGQRSERKKWIHCFEGVTCIIFCGALSAYDMVLVEDEEVNRMHESLHLFNSICNHKFFAATSIVLFLNKKDLFEEKIKKVHLSICFPDYDGPNTFEDAGNYIKLQFLDLNMRKESKEIYGHMTCATDTKNVKFVFDAVTDIIIKETLKDCGLF; encoded by the exons ATGGGCAGTGGAGCAAGTGCAGAAGACAAGGAGTTGGCAAAAAGATCCAAGGAACTAGAGAAAAAACTGCAGGAGGATGCAGCAAAAGATGCCAAGACTGTTAAACTGTTGCTGCTTG GTGCTGGAGAGTCTGGAAAGAGCACAATTGTCAAGCAGATGAA GATTATACACCAAAATGGATACTCGGAGGAAGAATGCATTGAGTTTAAGTCCATCATCTATGGCAATGTGTTACAGTCAATCCTGTCCATTGTTCGTGCTATGACCACCCTTGGTATTGACTATGGCGACCCAAGCAAAGCG GATGATGGCCGCCTACTTTCCCACTTGGCAGACTCCATTGAGGAAGGCACAATGCCTCCAGAACTTGTGGATGTGATCAAGAGACTCTGGAAAGATGATGGGGTGCAGGCATCCTTTGACAGAGCAGCAGAATACCAACTCAATGACTCTGCTTCATA TTATCTTAACGAGTTGGACAGGATCACAGCAACTGAATACATCCCAAACGAGCAAGACGTCCTTCGGTCCCGTGTGAAAACCACAGGAATCATAGAGTCACAGTTCTCTTTTAAAGATCTTCACTTCAG GATGTTTGACGTGGGAGGACAGAGGTCAGAGCGTAAGAAATGGATTCACTGTTTTGAAGGGGTGACCTGTATCATATTCTGTGGAGCGCTAAGTGCATATGACATGGTTCTGGTGGAAGACGAAGAAGTG AACCGGATGCACGAATCTCTCCATCTCTTCAACAGCATTTGCAATCATAAGTTCTTTGCAGCAACATCAATAGTCCTTTTCCTGAACAAAAAAGATCTTTTTGAAGAGAAAATCAAGAAAGTTCATCTAAGTATCTGTTTCCCAGACTATGATG GCCCCAACACATTTGAAGATGCAGGAAATTATATCAAGTTGCAGTTTCTTGATTTAAATATGAGAAAAGAGTCCAAGGAGATTTATGGTCACATGACTTGTGCCACAGACACAAAGAATGTCAAGTTTGTGTTCGATGCGGTGACAGATATCATCATCAAGGAGACACTGAAAGATTGTGGACTTTTTTGA
- the GNAT2 gene encoding guanine nucleotide-binding protein G(t) subunit alpha-2 isoform X2, protein MKIIHQNGYSEEECIEFKSIIYGNVLQSILSIVRAMTTLGIDYGDPSKADDGRLLSHLADSIEEGTMPPELVDVIKRLWKDDGVQASFDRAAEYQLNDSASYYLNELDRITATEYIPNEQDVLRSRVKTTGIIESQFSFKDLHFRMFDVGGQRSERKKWIHCFEGVTCIIFCGALSAYDMVLVEDEEVNRMHESLHLFNSICNHKFFAATSIVLFLNKKDLFEEKIKKVHLSICFPDYDGPNTFEDAGNYIKLQFLDLNMRKESKEIYGHMTCATDTKNVKFVFDAVTDIIIKETLKDCGLF, encoded by the exons ATGAA GATTATACACCAAAATGGATACTCGGAGGAAGAATGCATTGAGTTTAAGTCCATCATCTATGGCAATGTGTTACAGTCAATCCTGTCCATTGTTCGTGCTATGACCACCCTTGGTATTGACTATGGCGACCCAAGCAAAGCG GATGATGGCCGCCTACTTTCCCACTTGGCAGACTCCATTGAGGAAGGCACAATGCCTCCAGAACTTGTGGATGTGATCAAGAGACTCTGGAAAGATGATGGGGTGCAGGCATCCTTTGACAGAGCAGCAGAATACCAACTCAATGACTCTGCTTCATA TTATCTTAACGAGTTGGACAGGATCACAGCAACTGAATACATCCCAAACGAGCAAGACGTCCTTCGGTCCCGTGTGAAAACCACAGGAATCATAGAGTCACAGTTCTCTTTTAAAGATCTTCACTTCAG GATGTTTGACGTGGGAGGACAGAGGTCAGAGCGTAAGAAATGGATTCACTGTTTTGAAGGGGTGACCTGTATCATATTCTGTGGAGCGCTAAGTGCATATGACATGGTTCTGGTGGAAGACGAAGAAGTG AACCGGATGCACGAATCTCTCCATCTCTTCAACAGCATTTGCAATCATAAGTTCTTTGCAGCAACATCAATAGTCCTTTTCCTGAACAAAAAAGATCTTTTTGAAGAGAAAATCAAGAAAGTTCATCTAAGTATCTGTTTCCCAGACTATGATG GCCCCAACACATTTGAAGATGCAGGAAATTATATCAAGTTGCAGTTTCTTGATTTAAATATGAGAAAAGAGTCCAAGGAGATTTATGGTCACATGACTTGTGCCACAGACACAAAGAATGTCAAGTTTGTGTTCGATGCGGTGACAGATATCATCATCAAGGAGACACTGAAAGATTGTGGACTTTTTTGA